In Flammeovirgaceae bacterium, the sequence GACCTCTTTACCAACGTTCTAAAAATCTTTTACTTAGTAAGCCATTAATTAATGAACCACCGCTTCTACACCTATATTACAACCAACCCATCTAAAAGGGTTCTCTATATCGGCATGACAAATCAGTTGGATCAACGGATTATTGAGCATTACCTGAACAGAGGAAACCCTGAAACTTTTGCCGGAAAATATTATTGCTATTGCCTGATCTATTGGGAAGATTTTCAATGGGTTCACGATGCCATTGCAAGAGAAAAGGAACTTAAGGGGTGGACCCGGAAAAAGAAATTAAACCTGATTCGAAAAAGTAATCCCAACCTGAATTTTTTGAATAAAAGCATTATGCCTGATTGGCCACCAAAAAATGCACAATCTCGTTCAGCACCGAGGAAGAAAAATTAATGTATGGAACAAAAGATGCTTCGCTGAACTCAGCACAACAAAAAAACAGATTGTCTTCCGGAGCCACGCCAGAAGCGGGCGAAGGACCTCTTATCCGAACCAACAAACAAAAGATGCTTCGTCACGCCTTCAACGTGGCTCGGCATAGCAAAAAACTTAGTTGACCCGAGCAAAACGAAGAAACTTTGTTAAAATCAAAAAAATTTGTTGTCCTGAGCCACGCATAAGCGGGGCGAAGGACCTCTTATCCAGGTCATAAACAAAAGATGCTTCGCTAATCGCTCAGCATAACAAATAAAGTTTGCCGTCCTGAGCCACGCCCAAAGCGGGGCGAAGGACCTCCTTATCTGGGTCACATAACAAGAGATGCTTCACTACGTTCAGCATAACAAATAAACAGCAAGCCAACAAATTAAGAGATGCTTCGCTCTCGCTCAGCATAACAAATAAGATTGTCGTCCTGAGCCACGCCTAAGCATGGCGAAGGACCTCTTATCCTGGTCATAAAACAAGAAGATGCTTCGCTAATCGCTCAGCATAACAAGTAAAAAATAGCTTTAATTGAAGAGGTAATAATCTTCATCCTTGCCCTCGAGGATGGCTTTGATGGATTCAATCACGCTGTCATCTTTAATAACGTAATCACGAACCCCCTTCCGGATAAAACTCAGCACCAGGTTGCCATCGTCAATAGCGCTCATCATGATGAGTTTGTTCTGATCTTTCATCTTGGCTTTAATGGCCTCGTAAAAATCAATGCCGGTTTTTCCGGGCAGTTTGTAATCCACAATAAAGGCATCCGGTAACGGGCCGCCATTCATCGCCTTCAGACACTCTTCGGCCGACTTGAAACTCTTTATTTTGAGGTTCGGATCCTGCGCAAGCGCCCGCTGAATGAACTCAGCGTAAATCTCATCGTCTTCGATGATGTGAATGGTCATAGGTAACAGGCCAACTAAATTCTGACGTGCAATATAATAAAGAATCGTTTGGCTGACATCGCTAAAAAAATCAAAAATTTGATTGATTTCATGTAAAAATCCGGGTTTTTAATTGCCGATGGAAGTAAATTCCTCCCGCAAAAATCAACACCATGAAAAAAATCACTGCGTTTATTACTGTGTTGCTGTTGCTTAGCATCCGCTGCACAACACCTACAGAAAATACAGCCAAACTGAAATTCTCCGTTTCCTTCACAGCCGAAATGAGCGACCAGGCGCAGGACGGCCGGCTGCTGCTTATGCTGGCCAATAACGACAAGTCGGAACCGCGCCACCAGATTGTTGACGGTCTCTCCACACAACTCGTATTCGGAATTGATGTGGAAGGCATGAAGCCCGGTGATGAAATTACAATTGATGCAACCGCCTTTGGCTACCCGATACAAAGTTTAAACGATGTACCGGCCGGTGAGTATTACGTGCAGGCGCTGCTTAACCGCTACGAAACCTTTACGCTGAAAACCGGGCACACGGTAAAACTCCCGCCCGACCAGGGCGAAGGCCAACAGTGGAACAGCAAGCCCGGCAATTTTTACAGCACACCGGTTAAAGTTTCGGTTGATCCGTCAAAGAAAGAAACAATCCGCGTGGTAATGGACCAGAAAATACCACCCGTTACCGAGCCGAAAGACACGAAGTACGTTCGCCACATAAAAATTCAAAGTAAAATGCTCACGGAGTTTTGGGGGAGACCCATGTTTCTGGGCGCCCACGTGCTGGTACCCGAAGGTTTTGATGATCATCCGGAGGCGCGGTATCCGCTCATGATTTATCACGGCCATTTTCCGAGCGACTTTGGCGGCTTCAGCGAAACTCCGCCCGACCCGAACATGGACACCACCGATTACAGCACCCGGTTTAACATTTACGGCTACCGGAAAATACAGGCACAGGAAGCATACAACTTTTACAAACAGTGGACGAGCAAAAACTTTCCGCGCTTTCTCATTATCGAAATACAACATGCCAATCCCTACTACGATGACTCGTATGCCGTGAACTCAGCCAACCTGGGGCCGTATGGCGATGCCATTATGTACGAGCTTATCCCAGAAATTGAAAAACAATTCCGCGGCATCGGACAGGGCTGGGCCCGTTTTACCTACGGAGGTTCAACCGGTGGCTGGGAAGCGCTGGCCGTGCAGCTGTTCTACCCCGATGAACTGAACGGATGTTTTGCCGCCTGCCCCGACCCCATCGACTTCCGCGCCTACTGCCTGGTGGATATTTATAAAGACAAGAATGCCTATTACTACGAAAGCGATTTTAAGAAACTGGAACGCCCCGGTTTCCGCAATTACCTCGGCCAGATTACAGCCACCCTGCGCGAGATGAACCACCGCGAACTGGCCCTCGGCACCAAATCACGCTCAGGCCAGCAGTGGGACATCTGGGAGGCCGTGTACTCACCGCAGGGTGAAGACGGCTACCCCAAGCGCCTGTGGGATAAAGTTACAGGTGAAATTAACCACACCGTGGCTGAATACTGGCGTGAGCACTATGACCTGCGGCACATCCTGCAACGCGACTGGGCCACCCTCGGTCCGAAGGTGCAGGGCAAAATTCATATCTACTGTGGCGACATGGATAATTATTACCTGAACAATGCCGTGTACCTGATGGAAGAGTTTTTGAAGAAAACAAAAAATCCGTTTTACGGTGGCGAAGTTGATTATGGCGACCGGGCCGAGCATTGCTGGAATGGCGACCACAACAATCCCAACTACATTTCACGGCTGCGCTACAACACCATGTATTTACCTAAAATATTGAAGCGCATTGAAACCAGTGCGCCCAAAGGAGCGGATTTGAAGAGCTGGAGGTATTGAAGAACTTACGGGTTCATCCCAAAC encodes:
- a CDS encoding GIY-YIG nuclease family protein, with the protein product MNHRFYTYITTNPSKRVLYIGMTNQLDQRIIEHYLNRGNPETFAGKYYCYCLIYWEDFQWVHDAIAREKELKGWTRKKKLNLIRKSNPNLNFLNKSIMPDWPPKNAQSRSAPRKKN
- a CDS encoding response regulator — its product is MTIHIIEDDEIYAEFIQRALAQDPNLKIKSFKSAEECLKAMNGGPLPDAFIVDYKLPGKTGIDFYEAIKAKMKDQNKLIMMSAIDDGNLVLSFIRKGVRDYVIKDDSVIESIKAILEGKDEDYYLFN